A genome region from Triticum aestivum cultivar Chinese Spring chromosome 2B, IWGSC CS RefSeq v2.1, whole genome shotgun sequence includes the following:
- the LOC123039876 gene encoding ABC transporter B family member 11 — MDTAAVAAEGEEESVGQQEKVSFMGLFRYADGTDLLLMLVGTVAALANGVSQPLMTIIFGDTLNAFGDATGDDVLQRVNKVVLQFVYLGIGTTIVSFLQVSCWTLTGERQATRIRSLYLKAVLRQDISFFDLEMTTGQIVSRMSGDTVLVQDAIGEKVGKFQSLVATFVGGFIVGFVKGWLLSLVMLAAIPPVVLTGAVVAKVLSKISSRRQASYSAAGNVVEQTISAIKTVVSFNGEKQAITTYNKLIHKSYKTAVEEGLTNGFGMGSAFFALFSSYGLAIWYGGKLALTKGYTGGQVITVILSIIIGAATLGNAAPCMTAFVEGQLAAHRLFTTIRRKPKIDPDDNNGKQLEDMRGEVELKDVYFSYPARPEQLIFDGFSLLVPSGTTMAIVGESGSGKSTVVSLVERFYDPHDGEVLIDGINIKSLQLDSIRGKIGLVSQEPVLFMTSIKDNITYGKEDATIEEIKRAAELANAAIFIDKLPNGYDTMVGQRGAQLSGGQKQRIAIARAIIKNPKILLLDEATSALDVESERIVQEALDRIMVDRTTLVVAHRLTTVRNADCISVVQHGKIVEQGSHDELVLNLDGAYSQLVLLQESHKEHKIDHRLSTPRSKSKSLSMKRSISGSIGNSSGHSFTLPFGLPSAIEFPGGNETLGQNQEELNGDGEVRKKAPMVQLALLNKPEVPILLLGSLAAAVHGVLFPVFGLILSGAIKAFYEQPDKLRKDTSFWGLMCVVMGIISIISIPVEFSLFGLAGGKLIERIRALSFQSIVHQEVAWFDDPRNSSGALGARLSIDSSNVRRLVGDNLSLMVQIISNLVTGVVIAIIADWKLALIIICVIPLTGIQGYANVKFLTGFSQDAKMMNEDASQVATDAVSSIRTVASFCSEKRITRIYEQKCEASKNQGFKTGIAGGIGFGFSFLMLYLTYGLCFYVGGQFVRHGKSNFGDVFEVFFALMLATLGVSQTSAMASDSKKAKDSAISIFALLDRKSEIDSSSNEGLTLDEVKGNIDFRHVSFNYPTRPDVVIFNNFTLHIPYGKTIALVGESGCGKSTVISLLERFYNPDSGTILLDGVEIKSLNINWLRKQTGLVSQEPVLFNDTIRANIAYGKDEEVSEEELIAAAKASNAHEFISSLPQGYETSVGERGIQLSGGQKQRVAIARAILKDPKILLLDEATSALDAESERIVQNALDHVMVGRTTVAMAHRLSTIKGADVIAVLKDGAIVEKGGHESLMIIKDGVYASLVELRSAHHENA, encoded by the exons GTGGTTCTACAATTTGTCTACTTGGGTATCGGAACAACAATCGTCTCCTTTCTTC AGGTGTCATGTTGGACACTTACCGGTGAAAGGCAAGCGACACGCATTCGATCTCTATACCTCAAAGCTGTGTTGAGACAGGATATATCATTCTTTGACCTAGAAATGACAACTGGGCAGATCGTTTCGAGAATGTCCGGTGATACTGTCCTAGTTCAGGATGCTATTGGTGAGAAG GTCGGCAAGTTTCAATCACTTGTGGCTACTTTCGTTGGTGGTTTCATTGTAGGTTTCGTGAAAGGATGGCTTCTATCTCTTGTCATGTTGGCAGCCATACCTCCAGTTGTACTTACTGGAGCAGTAGTGGCAAAAGTGTTGTCCAAAATATCAAGCAGACGTCAAGCATCATACAGTGCTGCGGGTAATGTCGTCGAACAGACAATTAGCGCTATAAAAACA GTTGTTTCTTTCAATGGGGAGAAGCAGGCCATCACAACATACAATAAACTAATACACAAATCATACAAGACCGCTGTTGAGGAAGGACTTACTAATGGCTTTGGCATGGGTTCTGCTTTCTTTGCACTCTTCTCTAGCTATGGTTTAGCCATCTGGTACGGTGGAAAGTTGGCTCTTACAAAAGGATACACAGGAGGACAAGTCATCACAGTCATATTGTCTATCATTATTGGGGCAGC GACTTTAGGTAATGCAGCCCCATGTATGACTGCCTTTGTAGAAGGACAATTAGCAGCACACCGACTGTTCACAACAATAAGGAGAAAACCAAAAATCGATCCTGATGACAATAATGGTAAGCAATTGGAAGATATGAGGGGAGAAGTTGAGCTGAAGGATGTGTATTTTAGCTATCCAGCAAGGCCTGAGCAACTGATATTTGATGGATTCTCACTTCTCGTGCCTAGTGGCACTACAATGGCTATAGTTGGGGAGAGTGGGAGTGGGAAGTCAACTGTGGTTAGTCTTGTAGAGAGATTCTATGATCCACATGATGGTGAGGTTTTAATTGATGGGATCAATATCAAGAGTTTACAGCTTGATTCAATAAGAGGGAAAATTGGTCTTGTTAGCCAAGAGCCAGTGCTATTTATGACCTCAATTAAAGACAACATAACATATGGCAAGGAAGATGCAACAATTGAGGAGATCAAGAGAGCAGCTGAGCTCGCCAATGCAGCAATTTTCATCGATAAGTTGCCCAAC GGTTATGACACAATGGTTGGCCAACGTGGTGCTCAACTTTCAGGGGGGCAAAAGCAAAGAATTGCAATTGCGAGAGCAATCATTAAAAACCCCAAAATACTTCTGTTAGATGAGGCTACTAGCGCATTAGACGTGGAGTCAGAGAGGATAGTTCAGGAGGCATTGGATAGAATAATGGTGGACAGAACTACGCTCGTGGTGGCACATCGTCTAACTACTGTGAGAAATGCTGATTGCATATCAGTTGTTCAACACGGAAAGATAGTTGAACAAG GTTCCCATGATGAATTGGTGCTAAACTTGGATGGTGCGTACTCTCAACTTGTTCTGCTACAAGAAAGTCATAAAGAGCATAAAATAGACCATCGATTGTCTACTCCAAGGTCTAAAAGTAAAAGCTTGTCAATGAAGCGGTCAATTAGTGGTTCAATAGGCAATAGTAGTGGGCATTCTTTCACCCTCCCCTTTGGGCTACCTAGCGCAATTGAATTTCCTGGAGGAAATGAAACACTTGGGCAAAATCAGGAAGAGCTGAATGGTGATGGCGAGGTCCGAAAGAAAGCTCCTATGGTACAACTAGCACTTCTTAACAAGCCAGAGGTACCTATTCTTCTGTTAGGATCTCTAGCCGCAGCAGTCCATGGAGTGCTTTTCCCAGTGTTTGGTTTAATACTTTCGGGTGCCATTAAAGCTTTCTATGAGCAACCAGATAAACTCAGAAAGGATACTAGTTTTTGGGGTCTGATGTGTGTTGTCATGGGTATCATATCAATAATCTCAATACCAGTAGAGTTCTCCTTGTTTGGACTAGCTGGTGGCAAGCTTATAGAACGCATCCGAGCTTTGTCATTTCAAAGCATTGTGCACCAAGAAGTTGCTTGGTTTGATGATCCGAGAAATTCCAG CGGAGCACTTGGTGCAAGACTGTCAATTGATTCTTCAAATGTCCGACGTTTAGTGGGAGATAACTTGTCTTTAATGGTTCAGATTATCTCAAATCTAGTTACGGGAGTTGTCATTGCTATCATTGCTGACTGGAAGCTTGCTTTGATTATCATATGCGTGATTCCACTTACTGGTATTCAAGGTTATGCTAATGTGAAGTTCTTGACTGGTTTCAGTCAAGATGCTAAG ATGATGAATGAAGATGCAAGTCAAGTGGCCACAGATGCAGTTAGTAGTATAAGGACTGTAGCTTCTTTTTGTTCTGAAAAAAGAATTACAAGAATATATGAGCAGAAATGTGAAGCCTCAAAGAATCAAGGATTCAAAACAGGAATAGCCGGGGGCATTGGATTTGGTTTTTCATTCCTGATGTTGTACCTTACATACGgtctttgtttctatgttggaggGCAATTCGTGCGCCATGGCAAATCAAATTTTGGTGATGTTTTTGAG GTTTTCTTCGCACTGATGTTAGCAACTTTGGGAGTATCTCAAACAAGTGCAATGGCATCCGATTCAAAAAAAGCAAAGGATTCAGCTATCTCCATATTTGCTTTGCTGGACCGGAAGTCTGAAATCGACTCAAGTAGCAATGAGGGTTTGACTTTAGACGAGGTCAAGGGCAATATCGATTTTCGACATGTCAGCTTCAACTACCCAACACGCCCAGATGTTGTAATATTTAACAACTTTACCCTGCACATTCCCTATGGAAAG ACTATTGCACTCGTTGGAGAGAGTGGTTGTGGCAAGTCAACTGTAATCTCTCTGCTGGAGAGATTCTACAATCCTGATTCAGGTACCATTTTATTGGATGGAGTGGAAATCAAGAGCTTGAACATCAACTGGTTGAGGAAGCAAACTGGACTAGTGAGCCAAGAGCCTGTACTCTTCAATGACACAATTCGTGCCAACATAGCCTACGGAAAGGATGAGGAAGTCAGTGAGGAGGAGCTCATTGCAGCGGCGAAGGCATCCAATGCGCACGAGTTCATATCAAGCCTTCCTCAAGGATACGAAACATCTGTTGGGGAGAGAGGGATACAACTATCCGGTGGCCAGAAGCAGCGGGTGGCTATCGCAAGGGCCATACTGAAAGACCCGAAGATACTACTACTTGACGAGGCGACCAGCGCCCTGGATGCTGAATCTGAGCGGATCGTGCAGAATGCCTTGGATCATGTGATGGTTGGCAGGACCACGGTTGCCATGGCGCACCGCCTCTCGACGATCAAAGGCGCCGATGTCATTGCAGTCCTCAAGGATGGTGCAATTGTGGAGAAAGGGGGACACGAGTCCCTGATGATCATCAAAGATGGGGTGTACGCTTCACTAGTTGAACTTCGCTCGGCTCACCATGAAAATGCCTAG